In Moorella sp. Hama-1, a single genomic region encodes these proteins:
- a CDS encoding YeiH family protein — protein sequence MAPEAKNGRSPLFKSEDWWAVWIGLFIFFLGILKLGNLDIIGWAVKTNMWLDLSKALAPVSDVYKGLPGVVSLILTYIFLTVILSFGVASMGGNVRRFATGFTIIFFITYVCWMIGNYAYIAATPDQMAKFKLPWSLRMTGESGFVIALIVGLIIGNFFPGLTRYLQDATKPEWFVKTAIVILGGQIGLNALQSTGLTAQVVFRGLCAIIEAYLIYWPLVYFIARKYFKFTPEWAAPLASGISICGVSAAIATGGAIKARPVIPVIVSSLVVIFAVVELIILPFVAQAWLYKEPMVAGAWMGLAVKTDGAAAASGAMVDALIRSKALSALGVKWQEGWMLMATTTVKVFIDIFIAIWAFILAIIWSLKIDRRSGEKANAGEIWLRFPKFVLGYAGLFILVILIGVALKGTPALKLLNAGISQAGNFRGIFFALTFFTIGLMSNFKKLWEEGMGKLAAVYVVCLFGFIIWIGLIISWLFFHGITPPIVS from the coding sequence TTGGCTCCAGAAGCAAAGAACGGGCGTTCGCCCCTTTTCAAGAGCGAAGACTGGTGGGCTGTATGGATTGGTCTCTTTATCTTTTTCCTCGGCATTTTGAAGCTCGGCAACCTGGATATCATCGGTTGGGCCGTTAAAACCAATATGTGGCTGGATCTCTCCAAGGCCCTGGCGCCGGTATCTGATGTTTATAAGGGCCTGCCTGGTGTTGTTTCTCTTATTCTTACCTATATCTTCCTTACGGTGATTCTCAGTTTCGGCGTCGCCAGCATGGGCGGCAATGTCCGCCGTTTTGCTACCGGCTTCACTATTATCTTCTTCATTACCTATGTCTGCTGGATGATCGGCAACTACGCCTACATCGCCGCCACCCCGGACCAGATGGCTAAATTCAAACTTCCCTGGTCGTTAAGGATGACGGGCGAGTCGGGCTTCGTTATCGCCTTAATTGTTGGCCTGATTATTGGTAACTTCTTCCCCGGTTTGACCAGGTACCTGCAGGATGCTACCAAGCCCGAGTGGTTTGTTAAGACGGCCATTGTTATCCTGGGCGGCCAGATCGGCCTCAATGCCCTTCAGTCCACCGGGCTGACGGCCCAGGTGGTCTTTCGGGGCCTCTGCGCCATCATCGAAGCCTATCTTATTTACTGGCCCCTGGTCTACTTTATCGCCCGGAAGTACTTCAAGTTCACCCCTGAGTGGGCGGCGCCCCTGGCCTCAGGTATCTCTATTTGTGGGGTGTCGGCGGCTATCGCCACCGGCGGCGCCATCAAGGCCCGTCCGGTCATCCCCGTTATTGTCTCATCCCTGGTGGTTATCTTTGCCGTCGTCGAGCTGATTATCCTGCCCTTTGTGGCCCAAGCCTGGCTCTACAAAGAGCCCATGGTGGCCGGGGCCTGGATGGGCCTGGCCGTAAAGACCGACGGCGCGGCGGCAGCCAGCGGCGCCATGGTGGACGCCCTGATTCGCAGCAAGGCCCTGAGTGCCCTGGGGGTCAAGTGGCAGGAAGGCTGGATGCTCATGGCTACTACTACCGTTAAGGTCTTTATCGATATTTTCATCGCTATCTGGGCCTTCATCCTGGCCATTATCTGGTCCCTGAAGATTGACCGGCGCTCCGGGGAGAAAGCCAACGCCGGAGAGATCTGGCTGCGCTTCCCCAAATTCGTCCTGGGTTACGCCGGCCTGTTCATTCTGGTCATCCTCATTGGTGTCGCCCTGAAGGGTACGCCGGCCCTGAAGCTCCTGAATGCCGGTATCAGCCAGGCAGGTAACTTCCGGGGTATCTTCTTTGCCCTGACCTTCTTTACCATTGGCTTGATGTCCAACTTTAAAAAGCTTTGGGAAGAGGGCATGGGTAAACTGGCCGCCGTCTATGTCGTCTGCCTGTTCGGGTTTATCATCTGGATTGGCCTGATTATATCCTGGCTCTTCTTCCACGGTATCACCCCGCCCATCGTGAGCTAA
- a CDS encoding redox-sensing transcriptional repressor Rex: MPFRIKIPRSTIERLPLYYRCLNLIEDHGIEEINSQVLGVRVGVDPSVIRKDLAWFGELGKRGVGYNVSYLKEAIGRILGLDKEWPLILVGVGKLGSALAEHNRKYGQHFHIAGIFDRDPDKVGRLVGGQEVSPMEAMPEFIKEHDVKLALLAVPAEEAQRVALEMVKCGIKGILSYAPITLSVPPGVMVYNADYNLDLQRLAYYISNDGSSAGEED, encoded by the coding sequence ATGCCTTTCCGGATTAAAATACCCCGCTCGACCATTGAGCGCCTGCCCCTTTATTATCGCTGCCTGAATTTAATTGAAGACCACGGCATCGAAGAGATCAACTCCCAGGTCCTGGGGGTGCGAGTAGGTGTTGATCCCTCGGTAATCCGCAAGGACCTGGCCTGGTTCGGCGAACTCGGCAAAAGGGGAGTCGGCTATAACGTCAGTTACTTGAAAGAAGCCATCGGCCGCATTCTAGGATTGGATAAAGAGTGGCCCCTGATCCTGGTAGGGGTCGGTAAGCTGGGTTCCGCCCTGGCCGAACACAACCGCAAGTACGGCCAGCATTTCCATATAGCCGGTATTTTCGACCGGGATCCCGATAAAGTCGGCCGCCTGGTGGGGGGGCAGGAGGTCAGTCCCATGGAAGCCATGCCGGAGTTTATCAAAGAACACGACGTCAAGCTGGCCTTGCTGGCCGTGCCGGCGGAAGAAGCCCAGCGGGTGGCCCTGGAGATGGTCAAGTGCGGCATCAAGGGGATTTTGAGTTATGCCCCCATAACCCTGAGCGTACCGCCAGGGGTGATGGTTTATAACGCCGATTATAACCTGGATCTCCAGCGCCTGGCTTATTACATCAGTAACGATGGCAGTTCAGCGGGGGAAGAAGATTAA
- the mltG gene encoding endolytic transglycosylase MltG yields MGEELETSTNYAIAVARPWRRRATVLLILVALLVGVGWYFTTLLAPRRPGAPAVEVTIPPGTSSAAIATSLAEKGLIRSPLAFRVVALAQGVDKQLKSGSYLISPGWPLPAITSLLASGKVRDVEFTIPEGYTVRQIAALLQQKGLVREEDFLKAAAMDYPFDFLQGLPPGPEHVQGFLFPDTYRVAPGTPAREIVLMMLNRFNQVYQELAPQKDPSLEFNTRQIVTLASIVEREAKVDSERPLIAGVFINRLRRGMRLESCATVEYLLPAPKAVLSYQDLQIDSPYNTYRVEGLPPAPIAEPGRASLLAVLKPAQTDYLYFVAKPDGSHYFSSTLAEHNQATARYETGKGS; encoded by the coding sequence ATGGGGGAAGAACTTGAAACAAGCACCAATTATGCCATAGCAGTAGCCCGGCCATGGCGCCGCCGGGCTACTGTGTTGCTGATCCTGGTTGCCCTGCTGGTCGGGGTGGGCTGGTACTTTACGACCCTCCTGGCCCCCCGTCGCCCGGGCGCGCCGGCCGTAGAGGTAACCATCCCACCGGGTACGAGTTCGGCCGCCATCGCTACCTCCCTGGCGGAGAAGGGCCTGATCCGCAGCCCCCTGGCCTTCCGGGTGGTTGCCCTTGCCCAGGGAGTGGACAAACAGTTAAAGTCTGGTAGTTATTTAATCTCTCCCGGTTGGCCCCTGCCGGCCATTACCAGCCTGCTGGCCAGTGGCAAAGTCCGGGATGTTGAGTTTACTATCCCCGAGGGGTATACAGTTCGCCAGATCGCGGCCCTCTTGCAGCAAAAGGGACTGGTCCGGGAAGAGGATTTTTTAAAGGCGGCAGCAATGGATTATCCCTTCGATTTTTTACAGGGCCTTCCCCCGGGACCGGAGCATGTGCAGGGTTTTCTCTTTCCCGATACCTACCGGGTGGCTCCAGGGACCCCGGCCCGGGAGATCGTACTGATGATGCTAAACCGATTTAACCAGGTCTACCAGGAGCTCGCCCCGCAAAAGGATCCAAGCCTGGAATTTAATACCCGCCAGATTGTCACCCTGGCATCCATCGTTGAGCGGGAGGCGAAGGTCGACAGCGAGCGGCCCCTCATTGCCGGGGTTTTTATTAACCGCCTGCGGCGGGGGATGCGGCTGGAATCCTGCGCGACGGTAGAATACCTCCTGCCGGCCCCCAAAGCTGTCCTTTCCTATCAGGACCTGCAGATTGATTCCCCTTATAATACCTACAGGGTGGAGGGCCTGCCGCCGGCACCCATTGCGGAACCCGGCCGGGCCTCTTTGCTGGCGGTATTAAAACCGGCGCAGACGGATTACCTCTATTTCGTCGCCAAGCCGGACGGCTCCCACTACTTCAGTAGTACCCTGGCCGAGCATAACCAGGCTACCGCCCGCTACGAGACGGGGAAGGGCAGCTAG
- a CDS encoding VanW family protein, with the protein MARWKLGVLLFFLLGLAGLTLASFCFKSRILPGINIGGRPVGGMELERARRVVTDLARDLENRPITLRLGGQLLSTTPGALGLKVDPAATLDMAYTLGRQGRLTDRLALLAPRNRRVVPVTRLDQERLQAELQRLGSTWRQEPRDARLEIDTGGRPHLVPAETGWQLDIGAFQTLLENAAPGQTLDVPLNHLEPGLTTAALAARRITRQVAAFTTLFNPAEGARSHNIRLAAGALDGLWLPPGATFSFNRVVGPRTAERGYRDALVIEESNFVPGTGGGVCQVSSTLYNAALLAGLTIVERQPHGLAISYVPPGRDATVAYGLIDLKLRNDTSFWYWLKTTVETGKLTMAFYAADEAPRAEVTSQVTETLPPPEEIEWVPSWPPERVEVEQAGKPGWRTRVVRVIYQGDQAGEPEIVSRDLYPPQPRIVRRGGSRPAGPAPVS; encoded by the coding sequence ATGGCCAGGTGGAAGCTAGGGGTTCTGCTGTTCTTCTTGCTGGGGCTGGCTGGTCTGACCCTGGCAAGTTTTTGTTTTAAAAGCCGTATTTTACCAGGGATAAACATCGGCGGCCGCCCGGTGGGCGGGATGGAGCTGGAAAGGGCCCGAAGAGTAGTAACCGACCTGGCGAGGGACCTAGAAAACCGGCCGATCACCCTGCGCCTGGGCGGGCAGCTCCTGAGCACCACCCCGGGCGCCCTGGGCCTGAAAGTTGATCCTGCCGCCACCTTGGATATGGCTTATACCCTGGGCCGCCAAGGGAGGCTAACTGACCGCCTGGCCCTGCTGGCGCCCCGGAACCGTCGGGTGGTACCAGTGACCCGGCTGGACCAGGAGCGCCTACAGGCGGAGCTGCAGCGCCTGGGTAGTACCTGGCGCCAGGAACCCCGGGACGCCCGGCTGGAGATCGACACCGGTGGGCGACCCCACCTGGTACCGGCAGAAACCGGGTGGCAACTAGATATCGGGGCTTTTCAGACCCTGCTGGAAAATGCTGCCCCGGGACAAACCCTTGATGTTCCCTTAAACCACCTTGAGCCCGGCCTGACTACGGCGGCCCTGGCCGCCCGCCGGATTACTCGCCAGGTAGCTGCCTTTACTACCCTGTTCAATCCGGCCGAAGGAGCCCGCAGTCATAACATCCGCTTGGCCGCAGGTGCCCTGGATGGCCTCTGGTTGCCCCCAGGGGCGACATTCTCTTTTAACCGGGTAGTCGGGCCGCGGACGGCAGAACGAGGTTACCGGGACGCCCTGGTTATCGAGGAGAGCAATTTTGTTCCCGGTACCGGGGGCGGTGTCTGCCAGGTATCTTCAACCCTTTACAATGCCGCCCTCCTGGCCGGGTTGACCATCGTGGAACGCCAACCCCACGGCCTGGCTATCAGCTATGTTCCCCCTGGCCGGGATGCCACCGTGGCCTACGGTCTTATCGATCTGAAACTGCGCAATGATACTTCCTTCTGGTATTGGTTAAAAACCACTGTGGAAACCGGTAAACTGACCATGGCCTTTTATGCCGCCGACGAAGCCCCCCGCGCCGAGGTAACCAGCCAGGTAACGGAAACACTGCCGCCGCCGGAGGAAATCGAGTGGGTACCTTCCTGGCCCCCGGAGAGGGTGGAAGTAGAACAGGCTGGCAAACCAGGCTGGCGCACCCGGGTGGTACGGGTTATCTACCAGGGCGATCAGGCCGGGGAACCGGAGATCGTCTCCCGGGATCTCTACCCACCCCAACCCCGGATCGTCCGGCGCGGGGGGAGCCGACCTGCCGGCCCGGCACCTGTAAGTTAA
- a CDS encoding DUF1292 domain-containing protein produces the protein MADEENTIILTDDEGQEHEFIVVDILNIENDEYAILLPAEGADNEGEAIVLKIGLDEDGNEILYEIEDEDEWQRVTQAWEDAVAETDEEE, from the coding sequence ATGGCCGATGAGGAGAACACCATTATCCTAACGGATGATGAAGGCCAGGAACACGAGTTTATCGTCGTCGACATCCTGAATATCGAGAATGACGAGTATGCCATCCTCTTGCCGGCGGAAGGCGCCGACAACGAAGGCGAGGCCATTGTTTTGAAGATTGGCCTGGACGAAGACGGGAACGAGATCCTTTATGAGATCGAGGATGAGGACGAGTGGCAGCGGGTCACCCAGGCCTGGGAAGACGCCGTTGCCGAAACCGATGAGGAAGAGTAA